One part of the Flavobacterium johnsoniae UW101 genome encodes these proteins:
- a CDS encoding PH domain-containing protein has protein sequence MKEQFKKFLNEEQDPKAIEKITSKLTDLLMKGEEVGYIAVQKKPAITVFPDSIVLTNKRIIICKPKNLGLSMDFTDYTWDDIASTFVKENILGSEFSFGTKTDLAVSIDYIPKIQARKIYTYAKEQLDLLKNPVQTATPIQETAEPVFEEEAEEEIEEVETEEVTSFAEILPAAPVVTETYEPLPTQPAGERKLSDLSKEELFDKLQNYKKLLDNGLIMQGEYDAYKKEILSYM, from the coding sequence ATGAAAGAACAATTTAAAAAATTTCTGAACGAAGAACAAGATCCAAAAGCGATTGAAAAAATAACTTCGAAACTTACTGATTTATTAATGAAAGGCGAAGAAGTTGGATACATCGCAGTACAAAAAAAGCCTGCGATTACTGTTTTTCCGGATAGTATTGTATTAACAAACAAACGTATCATTATCTGTAAACCTAAAAATTTAGGGCTTTCTATGGATTTTACAGATTATACTTGGGATGATATTGCGAGTACTTTTGTAAAAGAAAACATTTTAGGTTCTGAATTTTCATTTGGCACTAAAACAGATTTAGCCGTTTCTATTGATTATATTCCAAAAATTCAGGCTAGAAAAATTTATACATACGCTAAAGAACAATTGGATTTATTAAAAAATCCAGTTCAGACTGCCACTCCAATTCAAGAAACTGCTGAACCTGTTTTTGAAGAAGAAGCAGAAGAAGAGATCGAAGAAGTTGAAACAGAAGAAGTAACAAGTTTTGCTGAAATTTTACCAGCAGCTCCTGTTGTTACAGAAACTTATGAACCGCTTCCGACTCAGCCAGCCGGAGAACGAAAATTAAGTGATTTATCTAAAGAAGAACTTTTTGATAAATTACAGAATTACAAAAAACTTCTTGATAATGGTTTAATCATGCAGGGAGAATATGATGCTTATAAAAAAGAGATATTAAGTTACATGTAA
- a CDS encoding MmcQ/YjbR family DNA-binding protein, translating to MNLETFYEYCLSKKGVSEHFPFDEDTLVFKVGGKMFALSSLSQWEKNEQSVNLKCDPDRAQELRAEYDEIQPGFHMSKVHWNTVALNGNLPVKFVKELIDHSYELVFKSLTKKIQNEIIELEN from the coding sequence ATGAATTTAGAAACGTTTTACGAATATTGTCTGTCTAAAAAAGGGGTGAGCGAACATTTTCCTTTTGATGAAGATACTTTGGTTTTTAAAGTTGGAGGAAAAATGTTTGCCTTATCTTCTTTATCACAATGGGAGAAGAATGAACAGTCAGTCAATTTAAAATGTGATCCAGACCGTGCACAAGAGCTCAGAGCCGAATATGACGAAATACAACCAGGATTTCATATGAGTAAAGTGCATTGGAATACGGTGGCATTAAACGGAAATTTACCCGTAAAATTTGTCAAAGAATTGATAGACCATTCGTATGAATTGGTTTTCAAAAGTTTGACGAAGAAAATTCAGAATGAAATTATCGAATTAGAAAATTAG